The following coding sequences lie in one Sorghum bicolor cultivar BTx623 chromosome 6, Sorghum_bicolor_NCBIv3, whole genome shotgun sequence genomic window:
- the LOC110429518 gene encoding putative FBD-associated F-box protein At5g56400, translated as MGVRSRSKSKRRRRATTSAGAGGVVGGDLISSLTDDLLVRILDLLPETRDAVRTHALSRRWRGLWTGVSALRFDSGSWPAAAVRRDETSAAEQYLAFVDDALTLRAKATTTTRCYAIEDLKISLDISDAADHKTEELLLPRSLRAAQGWIRYAVQHEVKSLALNLYLPWRYVDHRLPKEEDDDEKVDFEMALLDDDLASSATKLETMNLSLGGVKLRLPSSSSTVVFSSLTDVSLEDITVKGHLLSRLVSPPCCPRLRKLHLTDLRFSTMEGLLLEGDALLELSIDSIENMQSLELRTPSLRVLHVQLCSDLEGFTVSAPRVR; from the coding sequence ATGGGGGTGCGAAGCAGGTCGAAATCCAAACGTCGACGAAGGGCGACTACATCCGccggtgccggcggcgtcgtcgGCGGAGACCTCATCAGCAGCCTCACCGACGACCTGCTGGTGCGCATCCTGGACCTGCTCCCCGAAACGAGGGACGCCGTGCGCACCCACGCGCTCTCGCGGCGGTGGCGTGGCCTGTGGACGGGTGTCTCCGCCCTCCGCTTCGACTCCGGCAgttggccggcggcggcggttcgCAGGGACGAAACCAGTGCTGCCGAACAGTACCTTGCCTTCGTGGACGACGCTCTCACGCTTCGTGCTaaagcgacgacgacgacgaggtgtTACGCCATCGAGGACCTAAAGATCTCGCTCGACATATCTGACGCCGCTGACCACAAAACAGAAGAGCTCCTCCTGCCACGGTCCTTGAGGGCCGCACAAGGATGGATCCGTTATGCTGTGCAGCACGAGGTGAAATCTCTAGCCCTGAACCTGTATCTTCCATGGCGCTACGTAGACCACCGCCTACCCAAAGAAGAAGACGATGACGAGAAGGTGGATTTTGAGATGGCCCTGCTTGATGATGACCTAGCTAGCTCTGCAACAAAGCTGGAGACCATGAATTTGTCGTTGGGTGGCGTAAAGCTTCGTCTGCCATCTTCTTCTTCCACTGTGGTATTCTCCTCCCTCACAGATGTTTCACTTGAAGATATAACTGTCAAAGGCCACCTCCTTTCCCGACTCGTTTCACCACCATGCTGCCCACGCCTGCGCAAGCTTCATCTCACTGATCTTCGGTTCTCTACGATGGAGGGGTTGCTGCTTGAAGGCGACGCACTTTTAGAGCTATCGATAGACAGTATAGAGAATATGCAATCCTTAGAACTTAGGACTCCTAGCCTTCGGGTTCTCCATGTTCAGCTCTGCTCGGATCTTGAGGGGTTCACGGTCTCGGCTCCAAGGGTACGGTAG